DNA from Gambusia affinis linkage group LG06, SWU_Gaff_1.0, whole genome shotgun sequence:
CTAATCTGAAGTgcagataaaaataactgaagctttAGGTGATAAATATCTCACTATTTTTGAACTTGAAATTATCTTGGGGATTTTTCTAAGTAGTGGATGCTCAACTTGCTTCCGCTGCATGAATAAGTGACATTTCACAACGCATTAGAATGaaacatgcatgtttgttttttgttttttaaacgtcactatttctaaatgtttgaatttgtgGGGAGGAATTTCTTACGTCATTGtcataaatctttttaaatttattttcaacttatattttgaaaatataattttcaaaattgtttatctttttGTCACATACAGATCTTCAAAAGGGTAAGTTTTTTGCTAATTCTTatagcataaataaaacaaaaactgtttgacAGGATTCAAGCTTCAATCATGAAACGTGAAGTGAATAGATTGAAACACCATATAAAAATCATGGGAAGAAACTTCTACTCTAAACCATGGAGCACTGAGAAGAAGTTGTTTGGTGTTTGTGAGTCAGGCATAAATGGAAAATCCCTGTGCCTCTGAAACATACAATGTATTTCCACTGATAAATCTAAAACACTTACATGTGACATTTCACCATGTTTTTATCAGTTAATTTCTCTCTTACCATTGACAAGAACTAAAGCCTGTAGTTATTTTCTTCATGATCATTTCTTCGTGACTCTTCCTTGAACTGCGGAGTTGTGATTATAATATGATAGCTAATTTAGCAGCTTTTTACTAATTAGGGTTATAATGTTGGATTGCTTCCTACCCTTCTTTAGTAGTTAGGTGCATGTCTTGTCCGTCTTGGCATAGTTCCACAGTGGTGAAGCTTGGCTCCTCCACGGTGAGCAAAGGTGACACCAGAGGGGGTGCTTGAGGGGGTGAGCAGCTCCCACAGCATTCCCCCTCTGCTGTCCTTCCACAGGAACTTGTGGCCTCCAGGGCGGAGCCCGGAAGAAGTTGGGCTTCCAGACTTTTATAAATACCAGAGCTTGATAGAAGACCCAGTTGCCAGTGAGGCTTTGGTCTTCCTTGGTGAGTCAAGACAGCCCTTTGCTTCTCTGGTCCAGGTCAATATGTCCTCCCATCTGCCCACATGTGCTCCCCTCTCTCCTTTATCCAACTTCGCTTGTTTTCgttgctctttctctctctgtctctggaTGTTTCCCTTTTCCTCCCCACCAACTGCAAGGCTTTGGGGCAGAGACGGATTAGCGTCTCTTTCGATTACAGAGGCTGATGGGTGACGTCAGTCTGGCTTGACCATCCCCTCTGATGAGTTGGCACACTGGGTCACTCATGCATCTGCAAAGTGAAGTCGCACAACAGTAAAACCATAGATAAactcaacagaaacaaaaacaagatggacACTTGGAGCTTTGCATTTATATATAGTGTACAGGTCTTCCttatccatctgtccatcattATCATCAAGACTCTCTCACTGCGTTATCAACTGTGCATCCCTCCATCTGTGGATTTAGATTGGGACAATTCATGGAATTAGCTCAGAGGATCAAGGGCTCAGGCGTGGGGAGGGGATGGgatgtgtgtttatatataaCAGGCAGAGCACCACAAAATGCAATATGTAATCCCATCTGTAGGCTAAGTCAAGGGTCCTTTAGTACAACAAAGATAACGCagcattaaacatgtttttcctctttaacttcaatgactttttaaattagtgaaaaacaaattaaaaactgcagaTAGAATTTACCATCCACAGTTGTCATCAAACATTCACAATCTCTTTATAAGATGTTGCTGAATCTTTAAGTCCAATTTAAATACAAAGACTTGATAGCtagattttacaaaattttcagatttatttttttattattatttttgtaattacagTCATATTCACTAAGTTAGATCATGggttctaataaataaataacattatcaAGTATgaaacagaattttttattaagcccactatttatttatatctttttttgtttgttttcattaagtAATAGTCTAATCTTTAGTGCTAAGATAACATAAAAAAGAGAGTTGAATAAAAAAGGCTTGAAAATATTAGTTCCTGTTTAATCAGGAACTAATATTTTCCTGCTTAATTCTTCCACTTAGTAAATTGAGTACACTAAGTGATACAAGCAAACATCAGTGTTAACTTGAAATTATTAACATTGAAAACAGAGTGTCTGTGATGTGCTTAAACATAGGGAGGTTAAAGGCCTGATTGAATGtaaatatacaacatttttatgatacatgtattcattttaaaaaataaatccagtatgttttatgttttaaaaacttggttgtgttgttatttttatataacatttttatatatttttcttaaaatctatgcataaaaatatgagatctatttcactaaaaatgttgagtgatttttttaaatataacagtTCGGAACATTTGGAGAAACTGTATTGAATAATCACAAACATGACTCTCAAACTTAAAGCAAGTCGCCCTCCATCCAGTGGGAGGCGCTGTTTCTGAAAGCAAGACAGCCGTCATCCTGCTTTACATGCTGTTTTTGAATGGTAGCAACTGTGTAAACAGACGTTGCgcctttttatctttattttcaggttctttctttcagtaaatcaaTTTCAGATGGATTTAGAAGGTGGAACATACGAGCCTGGATTTGTTGGAATACGTTTTTGTCAAGAATGGTGAGTCTTAGACAGAAATTACATTAAAGGAAGTGTCATTAGCATGCTAGCTATATAAAGTGCtaccaggttttttttctacataacGATGTTGGTTTTAgctacagtaaataaatatcaCGGTGACATTGTTCATTCTTCTCTCAGTAATAACATGTTGTACCCTAAGGAAGACAAAGAGAACCGCATCTTGCTGTATGCGGTAAGTATTTGGTCAGAAACTTATCGCTCATTTGTTAGCGTGAGAAGAGTAAAAACATACTGACacttgttttacagtttttaatagattttaacACGTTTTGCTGTCTCATTGAACCTACAGTGTAGAAACTGTGATTATCAGCAGGAGGCTGACAACAGCTGCATCTATGTCAACAAGATCACCCACGAGGTTGAGTATGTAATGAAGATTTTGTTATATCTATTATCTGTCTTTAAATGTGTACCTTGTTTTGTCTCTGCACCttgtttagcaaaaaaaaaatcctggatTTGCTCTATTGTTATAACAACAAATACTAGTACACCAGCTCTGATGCATAAAATAGTATTtgaaaagtagcaaaaaatttaaaatgcaaaccCAACAgtagcttcttttttctttttttttttagaataatacatatttaacaactgcacatttttaacaatattttctttatattatgcCACATCAGGGAGTGTTTGCTTTGCtacaaatttttcatttgtggTCTAAAATTATTGAATTTGCTCATTAAGACAATCTTGTGATTTCTCTTTAGTGAACTGACACAAATCATCGCTGATGTAGCCCAGGATCCAACGCTACCGAGAACAGAGGATCACCCCTGTCCAAAGTAAGTGCTGTTCTTGTCTGTGCCattttttctggaaatgttgagtttccagTGGAAAGTGACTAACTTTCCAACAAGAAagctaaaaatgttatttatacaCTGAAGCAATCAAAGTATGCAGGCAGCAGCAGATTTGATACCAAATAATTGAGAGAACTCTTCTCCTTtgaaaactggatttaaaagCAGCTTGTGTCAAGCTTAACTATGCTTGGACCTGTtgccaaaaatgttttgtttttttcatctctttACAATTTGACCTCCTGGTCGAAAAAAATGTGGACAGAAAATGACCTTTATTGCAATATTGATGGCAGTTACTACTAACATTTTCATTATAGATAACTGAAAATCACTAGACCATGACAAAGATATTGTTCTATTTGACTTTGTGCATATGCCAATGAATAGCATAACGCAAGATTTTCTATTTGTATTTGCTGAGTGTAACTGAGCAAAGATCTGCATCACTAAACATATCTTATGTCTTTCCCATCAGCCAGATCCCTCCCTTTCCCAGTTAGgttttccttcctgtctttAGGAGTAGCGTAGCACCTACAGTGTTTCAATATTCCTTTgcttttataattaaaaaaaaaagggtataTACATTTGGTCTGATTTTCTTGTTGAATAAAGAACTAGCATGACGTTCTTGTTCTTCCTTATGTTACACTCTCTCACTAAAACGTGGCAGATCCCTGTCATCCCAACTTGTTGTTGTCCAAACCTGTGGTggtatttttgacatttgcttGATGCTTGTTACTTCTCCTTACTCTTACATCTTACTTTAAAGATGCGGTCACAAGGAGGCAGTGTTCTTCCAGTCTCACAGTATGAAGGCTGAGGTAAGAATTCCCCTTAAAGGAGGTCTTTATGACCTTTCTGTAGTTGTTCCTCATTGGATGTTATTGACATATTTTGAActtatttgatcaaaaacaatgtttacataaatgtttttgcacaccTGATTAATTGACCTACATTGGGTTCACTATTGCAGCCTAGAAAACTCAACTACACAACAAAACTACTCCTCTTCAAACACCAATCTGAATCAGGAAAGAGACAATTAgctgaataaatgtttcaattgtACCTGTTTA
Protein-coding regions in this window:
- the polr2i gene encoding DNA-directed RNA polymerase II subunit RPB9 isoform X1, with amino-acid sequence MDLEGGTYEPGFVGIRFCQECNNMLYPKEDKENRILLYACRNCDYQQEADNSCIYVNKITHEVDELTQIIADVAQDPTLPRTEDHPCPKCGHKEAVFFQSHSMKAEVRIPLKGGLYDLSVVVPHWMLLTYFELI
- the polr2i gene encoding DNA-directed RNA polymerase II subunit RPB9 isoform X2, with product MDLEGGTYEPGFVGIRFCQECNNMLYPKEDKENRILLYACRNCDYQQEADNSCIYVNKITHEVDELTQIIADVAQDPTLPRTEDHPCPKCGHKEAVFFQSHSMKAEDAMRLYYVCTAPHCGHRWTE